A genomic segment from Stenotrophomonas maltophilia encodes:
- a CDS encoding DcaP family trimeric outer membrane transporter, with translation MRLAVLSLACLTALAIAPAYAQQDGQEDAQALRQEIAAMRQALEGMQRRLDRLEQRDGAVAAAAQVTAPVAAPASGASLLHPTQVPGVAQPVLPQRESVADPSTAASRPDSAAGPTDPDLKGFFAIPGTDTVIRIGGYAKLDAIADSRAAGDEDQFIPSSMPVGGSHRDVSNFNIHAKQTRFSFEARRPTTHGNLRFYLENDFFGSSDGYEFRLRHAYGQLGNTYAGYGYSSFMDPDSLPDTLDFAGPGGAGYLLVAGIHHSFAMGKGNTLTVAAEDPKTELAGASDTRAAVNRLPDVTVTARMERDWGHLQLGAVARSLAYDGDGERDRRMAGGMQFSGSASVGERDLLLFGVLGGRGLSRYTADLTGSGLDAVVGADGRLDALDLHGGFVGYTHYWSELWRSNLIFGQLTLERNAALAADAFRQSRYGVFNLIWSPAPSWTMGMELLYGRLEQQSGARGDTVRVQGSLQYNFIK, from the coding sequence ATGCGCTTGGCGGTATTGAGTCTGGCCTGTCTGACCGCGCTGGCGATTGCGCCGGCGTATGCGCAGCAGGATGGCCAGGAGGATGCGCAGGCGTTGCGCCAGGAAATCGCTGCCATGCGGCAGGCACTGGAAGGCATGCAGCGGCGCCTGGATCGGCTCGAACAACGTGATGGCGCTGTCGCGGCGGCTGCGCAGGTAACGGCGCCGGTGGCTGCACCGGCCAGTGGCGCCAGCCTGCTGCATCCCACCCAGGTGCCGGGTGTGGCGCAGCCGGTGCTGCCGCAGCGCGAATCCGTGGCCGACCCCTCAACGGCGGCCTCGCGTCCCGATAGCGCCGCTGGGCCGACCGACCCGGATCTGAAGGGCTTCTTTGCCATTCCGGGCACCGATACGGTGATCCGCATCGGCGGCTACGCCAAGCTGGATGCGATTGCCGATTCGCGTGCGGCCGGTGACGAGGATCAGTTCATTCCCTCGTCGATGCCGGTGGGCGGCAGTCATCGCGATGTCTCCAACTTCAACATCCACGCCAAGCAGACCCGCTTCAGCTTCGAGGCGCGGCGCCCGACCACGCACGGCAACCTGCGCTTCTACCTGGAGAATGATTTCTTCGGCAGCAGCGATGGCTACGAGTTCCGCCTGCGCCATGCCTATGGCCAGCTCGGCAATACGTATGCCGGCTACGGCTATTCCAGCTTCATGGATCCGGACAGCCTGCCCGACACGTTGGACTTCGCCGGCCCTGGTGGCGCCGGTTACCTGCTGGTGGCCGGCATCCATCACAGCTTTGCGATGGGCAAGGGCAACACCCTCACCGTCGCCGCCGAAGATCCGAAGACTGAACTTGCTGGCGCCAGCGACACGCGAGCGGCAGTGAACCGCCTGCCCGACGTGACCGTGACCGCGCGCATGGAGCGCGACTGGGGTCACCTGCAGCTGGGGGCAGTGGCACGCAGCCTGGCCTATGACGGTGATGGCGAGCGCGACCGGCGCATGGCCGGCGGCATGCAGTTCAGTGGTTCGGCATCGGTAGGCGAGCGCGACCTGTTGCTGTTCGGCGTACTCGGCGGGCGCGGCCTCAGTCGCTACACCGCCGACCTGACCGGCTCCGGGCTGGATGCGGTGGTCGGTGCCGATGGCCGCCTTGACGCGCTGGACCTGCACGGCGGTTTCGTCGGCTACACCCATTACTGGTCCGAGCTGTGGCGTTCGAACCTGATCTTCGGCCAGCTGACCCTGGAGCGGAATGCCGCACTGGCGGCCGATGCATTCCGGCAGAGCCGCTACGGCGTGTTCAACCTGATCTGGAGCCCGGCGCCTTCGTGGACGATGGGCATGGAGCTGCTGTACGGCCGCCTGGAACAGCAGAGCGGCGCGCGCGGCGACACGGTCCGGGTGCAGGGCAGCCTGCAATACAACTTCATCAAATAG
- the dsbG gene encoding thiol:disulfide interchange protein DsbG: protein MLSTSLRIAPAVLLLPVMLALAACSQAQTPPGKTAAAPAASAAATAAKGDRPAVLKGIEKHGFEVVAEFDAPGGLRGFAGVVGGQQPAAAYVTADGKHVLVGSLFDAEGNDVAAEAVEKLVAAPMSAKMWTKLEASAWVRDGKADAPRVVYTFSDANCPYCHKFWEAARPWVDAGKVQLRHIMVGVIREDSPAKAAAILSARDPSAALLENEHQFDRGGIKALPSISREIAGKLDANQVLMIEMGFQGTPGIMFQDAQGQVQRRSGLPQGADLQTVLGPR, encoded by the coding sequence ATGTTGTCGACTTCCCTGCGCATCGCTCCGGCGGTGCTGTTGCTGCCGGTCATGCTGGCATTGGCCGCCTGCAGCCAGGCCCAGACCCCGCCGGGCAAGACGGCCGCAGCACCGGCCGCCAGTGCTGCGGCCACCGCGGCCAAGGGTGACCGCCCCGCAGTGCTGAAAGGCATCGAGAAGCACGGTTTCGAAGTTGTTGCCGAGTTCGATGCACCGGGTGGCCTGCGTGGCTTCGCTGGCGTAGTGGGTGGGCAGCAGCCGGCCGCCGCCTATGTCACCGCCGACGGCAAGCATGTGCTGGTAGGCAGCCTGTTCGATGCCGAGGGCAACGACGTGGCCGCCGAGGCGGTGGAGAAGCTGGTCGCCGCACCCATGTCGGCCAAGATGTGGACCAAGCTGGAAGCCAGTGCCTGGGTGCGTGACGGCAAGGCCGATGCACCGCGCGTGGTCTATACCTTCAGTGATGCCAACTGCCCGTACTGCCACAAGTTCTGGGAAGCGGCGCGTCCGTGGGTCGACGCCGGCAAGGTGCAGTTGCGCCACATCATGGTCGGTGTGATCCGCGAGGACAGCCCGGCCAAGGCTGCGGCCATCCTGTCTGCGCGTGACCCGAGTGCGGCCTTGCTGGAAAACGAACACCAGTTCGACCGTGGTGGCATCAAGGCCCTGCCGAGCATCAGCCGCGAGATCGCCGGCAAGCTCGATGCCAACCAGGTGCTGATGATCGAGATGGGCTTCCAGGGCACGCCGGGCATCATGTTCCAGGATGCACAGGGCCAGGTGCAGCGTCGCTCCGGTCTGCCACAGGGCGCTGACCTGCAGACGGTGCTGGGCCCGCGCTGA
- a CDS encoding redoxin family protein, translating to MSSVGPVPMPVVLILMCVLLAMAVAHLWPRRKDGMAVPSAASLVLDMLLIGLLCGRISFVALNFALYREAPWSILQIADGGYHLAVVLVAGLAWGTWRLRLWRALRAPVLAGALVGVVLWVAGSHLLAAWQEQRMPLPAVQVADLQGRVIDLQQFRGKPVVLNLWASWCGPCRREMPVLASAQQTHTDVQFVFLNQGETLDEVKGFIASEQLWLGNVLLDDTASASTVLGVQAYPSTLFFDAEGRLRELHLGELTAAGLEHKLRRLR from the coding sequence ATGTCGAGTGTTGGACCGGTGCCGATGCCGGTGGTGTTGATCCTGATGTGCGTGCTGCTGGCCATGGCGGTGGCACACTTGTGGCCGCGTCGGAAGGACGGGATGGCAGTGCCTTCCGCGGCCAGCCTGGTCCTGGACATGTTGCTGATCGGCCTGCTGTGCGGACGCATCAGCTTTGTGGCCTTGAACTTCGCGCTTTACCGAGAGGCCCCCTGGAGCATCCTGCAGATCGCTGACGGTGGGTATCACCTTGCAGTCGTGCTGGTTGCGGGCCTGGCGTGGGGTACCTGGCGGCTGCGGCTGTGGCGCGCGTTGCGTGCGCCGGTGCTGGCGGGGGCGCTGGTGGGCGTGGTGCTGTGGGTGGCAGGCAGCCACCTGCTGGCAGCCTGGCAAGAGCAGCGGATGCCACTACCGGCGGTACAGGTGGCCGATCTGCAGGGGCGCGTGATCGACCTGCAGCAGTTCCGGGGCAAGCCGGTGGTGCTGAATCTCTGGGCCAGCTGGTGTGGCCCCTGCCGTCGCGAGATGCCGGTGCTGGCATCCGCACAGCAGACCCACACCGACGTGCAGTTCGTGTTCCTCAACCAGGGGGAAACCCTGGACGAAGTGAAGGGTTTCATCGCATCCGAACAGCTCTGGCTGGGCAATGTACTGCTGGACGATACCGCCTCCGCGTCAACCGTGCTGGGTGTGCAGGCCTACCCGTCGACGCTGTTCTTCGACGCCGAAGGGCGCCTGCGTGAACTGCACCTTGGCGAACTGACGGCCGCGGGCCTTGAACACAAACTGCGCCGGCTGCGGTAG
- a CDS encoding GlxA family transcriptional regulator translates to MEGFRNEGFVEVAVVEYPGGDPSAASVLTEMAHVANRLAQQQRRPFKRVLVTRWIVPATQTGVHRIAGAEMLEADIPAVIAVPGQISQGVCLRADEVLLDWLRAHYDGGSLLAAASDGVSMLARAGLLAGRTVSGPDLGRHPGLQGQSASWVPSERALVDDGDLLTVAGSQAWRFLALRLLYRLHGQGVASSVAQQLGITVPAAIQQDLERFSANFAHGDRDVLKAQRWLHTTAARGATLGAICEISGLEPRTLQRRFLKATGLRPIEYCQRLRIAKAQTLLQQGAGIDEVAWGVGYADQSAFRRLFLRIVGMTPANYRRLVNNKRRERPLLSSVAGSLRGLQPASGVQMPRSAA, encoded by the coding sequence GTGGAAGGATTCAGGAACGAAGGATTCGTCGAGGTCGCGGTGGTCGAGTACCCGGGAGGTGACCCGTCGGCCGCCTCCGTGCTGACCGAGATGGCACATGTCGCCAACCGGCTTGCCCAGCAGCAGCGCCGTCCGTTCAAGCGTGTCCTGGTGACCCGCTGGATCGTGCCCGCCACCCAGACCGGCGTGCATCGCATTGCCGGCGCGGAGATGCTCGAGGCGGACATTCCCGCCGTGATCGCCGTGCCTGGCCAGATCAGCCAAGGCGTCTGCCTGCGCGCCGATGAGGTCCTGCTGGATTGGCTGCGCGCGCATTACGACGGTGGCAGTCTGCTGGCTGCAGCCAGCGATGGTGTCAGCATGCTGGCCCGCGCCGGTCTGCTGGCCGGGCGCACCGTCAGTGGTCCGGACCTCGGGCGCCATCCGGGCCTGCAGGGGCAATCAGCCAGCTGGGTGCCCAGTGAGCGCGCGCTGGTCGATGACGGCGACCTGCTGACGGTGGCCGGTTCACAAGCCTGGCGCTTCCTCGCCCTGCGCCTGCTGTACCGGCTGCACGGCCAAGGCGTGGCGAGTTCCGTCGCGCAGCAGCTGGGGATCACGGTGCCGGCGGCGATCCAGCAGGATCTCGAGCGTTTCAGTGCCAACTTCGCCCACGGCGATCGCGACGTACTGAAAGCGCAACGCTGGCTGCATACCACCGCTGCGCGCGGCGCCACGCTCGGTGCGATCTGTGAGATTTCCGGGCTGGAGCCGCGCACCCTGCAGCGGCGCTTCCTGAAGGCCACCGGCCTGCGCCCGATCGAGTATTGCCAGCGATTGCGTATCGCCAAGGCGCAGACGCTGCTGCAGCAGGGGGCGGGCATCGATGAAGTGGCCTGGGGCGTGGGCTATGCCGACCAGAGCGCATTCCGCCGCCTGTTCCTGCGCATTGTGGGAATGACACCGGCCAACTATCGCCGGCTGGTCAACAACAAGCGGCGCGAGCGGCCGCTGTTGTCATCGGTGGCGGGCAGTCTGCGTGGGCTGCAACCGGCGTCCGGCGTGCAGATGCCGCGCAGCGCGGCCTGA
- a CDS encoding heavy metal-responsive transcriptional regulator, with translation MNIGQLARQAGVPIDTVRYYERQQLLPTAARSAGGYRIFGEQDLRRLRFIRRAKTLGFSLEEIAELLALSDRHSQDMGSVRDTAQARLQDIAQRMAELQRMHTALSQLVDACPGHGTLDQCPILAALTDDAA, from the coding sequence ATGAACATTGGTCAACTGGCACGCCAGGCCGGCGTGCCGATCGATACGGTGCGCTACTACGAGCGCCAGCAGCTGCTGCCCACGGCGGCACGCTCGGCCGGGGGCTACCGCATCTTCGGTGAGCAGGACCTGCGCCGGCTGCGTTTCATCCGCCGCGCCAAGACGCTGGGCTTCAGCCTGGAGGAAATCGCCGAACTGCTGGCGCTCAGTGACCGCCACTCGCAGGACATGGGCAGCGTGCGCGACACGGCACAGGCCCGGCTGCAGGACATCGCGCAACGCATGGCCGAACTGCAACGCATGCACACCGCGCTTTCGCAGCTGGTCGACGCCTGCCCCGGCCACGGCACACTGGACCAGTGCCCGATCCTGGCGGCGCTGACCGACGACGCGGCATAA
- a CDS encoding GNAT family N-acetyltransferase, with protein MNDSITCQFREAVPTVEDYCQLRVLAGLSAKTREAAARALPNTLFGVSAYQGAELVAMGRIVGDGGCHLQVCDIAVLPRLQGQGLGKEVMRRLDGWMQANLPPSAYVSLLADGEAYRLYAQFGFAPTAPASIGMYRRF; from the coding sequence ATGAATGATTCCATCACCTGCCAGTTCCGCGAAGCCGTGCCTACGGTCGAGGACTACTGCCAGTTGCGTGTACTTGCAGGCCTCAGTGCCAAGACCCGGGAAGCAGCTGCGCGCGCGCTGCCCAATACATTGTTCGGCGTGAGTGCCTACCAGGGCGCAGAACTTGTGGCGATGGGACGTATCGTCGGCGATGGCGGCTGCCACCTGCAGGTCTGTGACATCGCGGTGCTGCCGCGGTTGCAGGGGCAGGGCCTGGGCAAGGAGGTGATGCGGCGCCTGGATGGCTGGATGCAGGCCAACCTGCCGCCGTCGGCGTATGTCAGCCTGCTGGCGGATGGCGAGGCGTATCGGTTGTATGCACAGTTTGGTTTCGCGCCCACCGCACCGGCATCGATCGGGATGTATCGGCGGTTCTGA
- a CDS encoding SOS response-associated peptidase family protein, giving the protein MCYSALIRADYAKLVREFGAILSLEEFAELYAHDPGKKRPKTPKAMDDGFAGARTEQGRDIVAKIQQWHAQEQQALEAELARQRERRDIAHATLATRPTQKARNDLRVAGNRIERAQTRLEDLHRVQLLPRDNRIFPGTYAPVMVSENGQRVIKPMRYQCRLPDKPARNDVLYPGTYNARRDSLEGYWRGAFGLRHGVVVVQAFYEHVPRHAIAGRTLGADEKEQDVVLEFRPDPPRDLLLACLWAEWEGPEGRLLSFATITDAPPRDVAAAGHDRGVVPIRKEHLDAWLNPDPDDLARQYRILDDREEIRYVYEEAG; this is encoded by the coding sequence ATGTGCTATTCCGCCCTGATCCGCGCTGACTACGCCAAGCTGGTACGCGAGTTCGGCGCCATCCTGTCGCTGGAAGAGTTCGCCGAACTGTACGCGCACGATCCGGGCAAGAAGCGGCCGAAGACCCCGAAGGCGATGGATGACGGATTCGCCGGTGCGCGTACCGAACAGGGACGGGACATCGTGGCGAAGATCCAGCAATGGCATGCGCAGGAGCAGCAGGCACTGGAGGCCGAACTGGCCCGGCAACGCGAACGACGCGATATTGCCCATGCCACGCTGGCCACCCGGCCCACGCAGAAGGCACGCAATGACCTGCGCGTGGCCGGCAACCGCATCGAGCGCGCACAAACCCGATTGGAAGACCTGCATCGGGTGCAGTTGCTGCCGCGCGACAACCGCATTTTTCCCGGCACCTACGCACCGGTGATGGTCAGCGAGAACGGCCAGCGCGTGATCAAGCCGATGCGCTACCAGTGCCGGCTGCCGGACAAGCCGGCGCGCAACGACGTGCTTTACCCAGGCACCTACAATGCGCGGCGCGACAGCCTGGAAGGTTACTGGCGGGGTGCGTTCGGACTGCGCCATGGCGTGGTGGTGGTGCAGGCGTTCTACGAGCACGTGCCACGCCACGCCATCGCCGGCCGCACCCTCGGTGCCGACGAAAAGGAACAGGACGTGGTGCTCGAATTCCGTCCCGATCCGCCCCGCGACCTGCTGCTGGCGTGCCTCTGGGCAGAATGGGAAGGACCGGAAGGCCGCCTGCTGTCGTTTGCCACGATCACCGACGCACCTCCCCGCGACGTCGCCGCGGCCGGGCATGATCGCGGCGTGGTACCGATCCGCAAGGAACACCTCGACGCCTGGCTCAATCCCGACCCGGATGACCTGGCGCGCCAGTACCGGATCCTCGATGACCGCGAGGAGATCCGTTACGTGTACGAGGAAGCGGGCTGA
- a CDS encoding response regulator: MTVLQDLRVLVVENDEMSAALLQMQLVHAGATVVGLAASVSEALQLLEQSTPDVALLDYRLARNETSEPVAAALSARGIPFVLATGMLAEQLPAPMLAGLLLVKPYLSADLSRALARAVGRSSVQA, from the coding sequence ATGACAGTGTTGCAGGACCTGAGGGTGCTGGTGGTCGAGAACGACGAAATGAGTGCGGCCCTGCTGCAGATGCAGTTGGTGCATGCCGGCGCGACTGTGGTCGGGCTTGCAGCGAGCGTGTCCGAGGCCCTGCAGCTGTTGGAGCAGAGCACCCCGGACGTGGCCCTGCTGGACTACCGGCTGGCCCGCAACGAGACCAGTGAACCGGTGGCTGCAGCGCTTTCGGCGCGTGGCATTCCGTTCGTGCTGGCCACCGGAATGCTGGCCGAGCAGTTGCCGGCGCCGATGTTGGCGGGTCTGTTGCTGGTCAAGCCGTACCTGTCGGCCGATCTGTCGCGGGCGCTGGCGCGTGCGGTTGGCCGCTCCAGCGTCCAGGCCTGA
- a CDS encoding GNAT family N-acetyltransferase, with translation MPQHVLPTLADSLPARLRILRASDAAAWSHYLSLPGVIEHTSWGDVSEQALAQQISRYLADASDQRGALVDADDQLIGTVGLNGIDPRHGRGELAYDLDPRWQGQGLATHAARAMLDWAHGTCGLVRVQATVLDSNARSIDLLERLGMQREGLLNAYRHVRGQPRDFWMYAHVEGVVSPR, from the coding sequence ATGCCCCAGCATGTCCTGCCCACGCTTGCCGACAGCCTTCCCGCGCGCTTGCGCATCCTGCGGGCGTCCGATGCCGCCGCCTGGTCCCACTACCTCTCGCTGCCAGGCGTGATCGAGCACACCAGCTGGGGCGACGTTTCCGAACAGGCGCTGGCGCAGCAGATCAGCCGCTATCTGGCTGATGCATCCGATCAGCGCGGGGCGCTGGTGGACGCCGACGACCAGCTGATCGGCACCGTCGGCCTGAACGGCATCGACCCGCGGCATGGCCGCGGCGAACTCGCCTATGACCTTGACCCACGCTGGCAGGGACAGGGACTGGCCACGCATGCGGCGCGAGCGATGCTCGACTGGGCGCACGGCACCTGTGGGCTGGTTCGCGTCCAAGCGACCGTTCTGGACAGCAATGCCCGCTCGATCGACCTGCTCGAACGCCTCGGCATGCAGCGCGAGGGGCTGCTGAACGCCTATCGCCATGTGCGGGGACAGCCCCGCGATTTCTGGATGTACGCCCACGTCGAAGGCGTTGTGTCACCCCGCTGA
- a CDS encoding GGDEF domain-containing protein has translation MTLRAALFFMVAHALVIALIGPQDPIGSYLMLITAPLLAAMACVRRARDSQAACKWRTLGAAVGLFSLALLALLYRNVAGLSPAQMTVSSLILYVFYRIPLTYVAASPGGGNRCIRAVDLVIIALLWLLYFVHTRAMAHLNTALWTQCLHTMSNVQNSLVFCFALIRFLAEDNADRRDFFRTLTIYALGYFLLAFYINTWQPQVPDGGWGDLLISGLFVLLAVLAGSTHRPPAVAVPRNLRRIVDAGVPLMLPLLLMMVALLVARLQPTLATVGFIGAMLGYALRSVLTQVQIQRERDELALLARRDPLTGLGNRRNFDESLGSAHGRARRQGVGLAVLMIDIDHFKRLNDTYGHPEGDRRLQAVAAILDGCLQRGDDLLARYGGEEFIAALPAPDAAHALGLGERLRAAVEAAALPAAEAHVTISIGVAWQAAHEAADPRGLVERADQALYQAKHAGRNCVHAAPAIQAGEQHASRRA, from the coding sequence ATGACGTTGCGTGCGGCACTGTTTTTCATGGTCGCGCACGCGCTCGTCATTGCCTTGATCGGCCCGCAGGACCCGATTGGCTCCTACCTGATGCTGATCACAGCGCCGCTTCTCGCTGCCATGGCCTGCGTGCGGCGCGCGCGGGACAGCCAGGCGGCCTGCAAATGGCGAACGCTGGGCGCTGCCGTCGGCCTGTTCTCTCTGGCCCTGCTGGCCCTGCTGTATCGCAATGTGGCCGGCCTCAGCCCTGCGCAGATGACCGTATCGTCACTGATCCTGTACGTGTTCTACCGGATCCCTCTGACCTACGTGGCTGCCAGCCCGGGCGGCGGCAACCGCTGTATCCGTGCGGTGGACCTGGTGATCATCGCGCTGCTGTGGCTGCTGTACTTCGTGCATACGCGGGCAATGGCGCACCTGAACACCGCCTTGTGGACGCAGTGCCTGCACACCATGAGCAACGTGCAGAACAGCCTGGTGTTCTGCTTCGCGCTGATCCGCTTCCTGGCCGAGGACAATGCCGACCGCCGCGACTTCTTCCGCACGTTGACGATCTACGCGCTGGGCTACTTCCTGCTGGCGTTCTACATCAACACCTGGCAGCCGCAGGTACCCGATGGTGGCTGGGGGGACCTGCTGATCAGCGGGTTGTTCGTGCTGCTGGCGGTGCTGGCCGGCAGCACGCACCGCCCACCGGCGGTGGCTGTGCCGCGCAACCTCCGTCGCATCGTCGATGCCGGCGTCCCGCTGATGCTGCCGTTGCTGCTGATGATGGTGGCGCTGCTGGTGGCACGCCTGCAGCCGACCCTGGCCACCGTGGGGTTCATCGGCGCCATGCTCGGCTATGCCCTGCGCAGCGTGCTGACCCAGGTCCAGATCCAGCGCGAGCGCGACGAGCTGGCGCTGCTGGCCCGGCGCGATCCGTTGACCGGTCTGGGCAACCGGCGCAATTTCGATGAATCGCTCGGCAGCGCGCACGGCCGCGCCCGCCGCCAGGGCGTGGGGCTGGCGGTGCTGATGATCGACATCGATCACTTCAAGCGACTCAACGACACCTACGGCCACCCGGAAGGTGATCGCCGCCTGCAGGCGGTCGCCGCGATCCTCGATGGCTGCCTGCAGCGTGGCGATGACCTGCTTGCGCGCTACGGGGGCGAGGAGTTCATCGCCGCCCTGCCCGCGCCCGACGCTGCCCACGCGCTGGGCCTGGGCGAGCGCCTGCGCGCCGCCGTGGAAGCCGCCGCCCTGCCCGCCGCCGAGGCCCACGTGACCATCAGCATCGGCGTGGCCTGGCAGGCCGCGCATGAGGCGGCCGACCCGCGCGGCCTGGTCGAGCGGGCCGACCAGGCCCTGTACCAGGCCAAGCATGCCGGCCGCAATTGCGTGCATGCTGCCCCGGCCATCCAGGCCGGGGAACAACACGCCAGCCGGCGCGCCTAG
- a CDS encoding methyl-accepting chemotaxis protein — MLIPGFTAGAQAPAELHTRWSPWRALLGALAPQHRTSVEAVADGRAELEAQVAALHRVQAVIEFALDGTILQANENFLQAMGYRLEEIQGKHHSLFVDPEQARSAEYRDFWARLGRGEYDAGQYRRFGKGQREIWIQASYNPVLDRQGRPYKVVKFATDITAQKLQAADSAGQLAAIDKSQAVIEFSMDGRILSANDNFLAATGYSLDDVRGQHHSLFVEPEYRGSAEYRQFWEKLGRGEYDAGQYRRLGKGAREVWIQASYNPILDLNGKPFKVVKYATDITAQVHENQAMQRAVAQTREVVAAAKEGDLTRRVATADKNGPIAELCEGVNSLVEAMAAIIGQIKFAADTIAVGATEIAQGNSDLSQRTEQQAASLEETAVSMKGLAETVQRTATNARQASQLAGGAADVAARGGNVVHEVVETMAVINASSRRIVDIIGVIDGIAFQTNILALNAAVEAARAGEHGRGFAVVATEIRELSQRSASAAKEIKQLIDASVANVGAGTAQVESAGRTMDEIVVNVRRVSDLMSEISTAAQQQSDDIQQMNHAVDLIDQGTQQNAALVEEASAAARSMEEQSAQLLQTVASFRVQGGAGHLHGAAVLRAV, encoded by the coding sequence ATGCTCATTCCAGGCTTCACGGCAGGCGCGCAGGCGCCGGCCGAGCTGCATACCCGTTGGTCGCCGTGGCGTGCCCTGCTCGGCGCGCTGGCACCCCAGCACCGCACCAGCGTCGAGGCGGTGGCCGATGGCCGCGCCGAGCTGGAGGCCCAGGTCGCGGCGCTGCACCGGGTCCAGGCGGTCATCGAGTTCGCCCTCGATGGCACCATCCTGCAGGCCAACGAGAACTTCCTGCAGGCGATGGGCTACCGGCTGGAGGAGATCCAGGGAAAGCATCATTCCCTGTTCGTCGATCCGGAGCAGGCGCGCAGCGCCGAATACCGTGACTTCTGGGCGCGGCTGGGTCGTGGCGAATATGACGCTGGCCAATACCGGCGTTTTGGCAAGGGCCAGCGCGAGATCTGGATCCAGGCCTCGTACAACCCGGTGCTGGACCGGCAGGGGCGTCCGTACAAGGTGGTCAAGTTCGCCACCGACATCACCGCGCAGAAGCTCCAGGCGGCCGACTCGGCCGGGCAGTTGGCGGCGATCGACAAGTCGCAGGCGGTGATCGAGTTCAGCATGGACGGCCGCATCCTGTCGGCCAACGACAACTTCCTGGCCGCCACCGGCTACAGCCTGGACGACGTGCGTGGCCAGCACCACTCGCTGTTCGTCGAGCCCGAGTATCGTGGCAGTGCCGAGTATCGCCAGTTCTGGGAGAAGCTCGGCCGTGGCGAATACGATGCCGGCCAGTACCGGCGCCTCGGCAAGGGCGCGCGCGAGGTCTGGATCCAGGCGTCCTACAACCCGATCCTGGATCTCAACGGAAAGCCGTTCAAGGTGGTCAAGTACGCCACCGACATCACCGCGCAGGTGCACGAGAACCAGGCCATGCAACGTGCCGTGGCGCAGACCCGTGAAGTGGTGGCGGCCGCGAAGGAGGGCGACCTGACCCGGCGCGTGGCCACCGCCGACAAGAACGGGCCGATCGCCGAGCTGTGCGAAGGCGTGAATTCGTTGGTGGAGGCGATGGCCGCGATCATCGGCCAGATCAAGTTCGCCGCCGACACCATCGCCGTCGGTGCCACCGAGATCGCGCAGGGCAACAGCGATCTGTCGCAGCGCACCGAGCAGCAGGCAGCGTCGCTGGAGGAGACCGCGGTGTCGATGAAGGGCCTGGCCGAGACCGTGCAGCGCACGGCAACCAACGCACGGCAGGCCAGTCAGCTGGCCGGTGGCGCCGCCGATGTCGCTGCCCGCGGCGGCAACGTGGTGCACGAAGTGGTCGAGACCATGGCGGTGATCAACGCGTCCTCGCGGCGCATCGTCGACATCATCGGCGTGATCGACGGCATTGCTTTCCAGACCAACATCCTTGCGTTGAACGCGGCGGTGGAAGCGGCGCGTGCCGGTGAACACGGGCGTGGCTTCGCCGTGGTCGCCACCGAGATCCGCGAACTGTCGCAGCGCTCGGCCAGTGCCGCCAAGGAGATCAAGCAGCTGATCGATGCCTCGGTGGCCAATGTCGGCGCCGGTACCGCGCAGGTTGAGAGCGCCGGGCGCACCATGGACGAGATCGTGGTCAATGTGCGCCGTGTCAGTGATCTGATGTCCGAGATCAGTACGGCCGCGCAGCAGCAGAGCGACGACATCCAGCAGATGAACCATGCCGTCGACCTGATCGACCAAGGCACCCAGCAGAACGCCGCGCTGGTCGAGGAAGCCTCGGCCGCGGCGCGCAGCATGGAAGAGCAGTCGGCGCAGCTGCTGCAGACCGTGGCCAGCTTCCGCGTGCAGGGCGGGGCGGGGCACCTGCATGGCGCGGCGGTGCTGCGCGCGGTCTAG